The sequence TAACTCTCAGAGTGGTTAAgttatattttagatatttcaaaggattgtttgtttattttatatctgttaCATCAATGCATATCTTGTTTACATAGAAATTCTTTTGGATATCATGCTTAAATGCGATATACTGTAAActtgaaaatttaaatttaagtgTTATTGGGGTGTTACGTGAATTACGCGCAGACTTAAGCATAACAAATTTGTTGCAAAACTTAAACATATGTATCGATCGCaaaaatatatctaatatatcCTCCTTGTATACGTACCAGgaaatatattacaaatgtatgtgtctatattatgtttgtatttttataaagtCTGTACAGATACTTTACattgaaattattgatattttattttttacaaataaaacatttcaaactGAACAAGCCATTGTTACATCTACTGTCTTCAATGCGTTAAGGTTTTGACAAAGTTCATTAAATCTCATAGTATCAGTATCATAAACGATTTGTAACTTTTATATCATTTCTTTAATATAGAGATATCCATCATTAATTATCGTTTTCATATTTGTGCGTAGATATCAACCTGGAAAATAACGTTTCTACTTGCCAACGAGAATTTTGAGGCCAAGTTTCAGAATAGTTCATATGAAACGACCGcaaatacatgcatttacaaCAATTTAAATTTCGAAGATTCTCAACGTAAAAATGTGATGCGAAAATCCAGTGAAGGCCGCCAATTTGTGACATCCTAGAATTCTGACGTCTATAGCtagttatgacgtcataatgaattgTCAGCTTCTTAACAGTACTCCATCATGTAATAAATTAGTGACATGTGCAAAAATATTGCATAGGCAAAGTCACTGGATATCTGGAGAATAAAAGTGCTTAAAGCGATAGTTCGCTGTATTTGATTGTAAAAGGATAATATGCAATATCTTCTTTACTATGAATACCAGCCTAAGGTCTGAAGACTCTGGTTAAGAAATCCGTGtcatcattatttattatcaGTAATGTTTAATTGCAGCACCACCCGTTCCATTTTTCTCACGCATTATCAATGTttaagctgacaatgcaagttaaaaccATTCGTgttgatatataaaaatgtcTGTCAATTTCCTTTGAAATGATTACCAATATACAAGGGTTTTCTGAAAACCATTTattctcccccccccccctcttaaCACTAATGTTTTACTTTGCGTTGCCAGCTTTGAATTGATGTGATCTTATTAATCATGATTTAACCACCACAATGTTGTCATTATAAATTGACTAGAACCACTCATTCCTTataaacgtgacgtcacaactcGCTGGTAAATGTCGCCTGTTAAAGGTGAATATGTACGCTTTTCCACATCTAAGAAGAACACTGGGTCGGCAATCTTATCGATGTCGAAGCCGTCTTTTATCAGATTTAGTTTGCTATGTTTCATAGTTTGCGTCACTTGAAGATCTTTTGTGAAACGTAGAAATAATGGGCGTGCATACGCCGGAAGTTCCTTCTCACATGCGCAGAATACATCTTTAAGCATGTCTGGTTTCACTTCCGCTTCGCCCTTCAAAGAAATGGCAGCCATTCCAGCACGCCCGTCCGAGTCTGAAAGAAATGATCGGGATATACTACAGTCGGGTACTTCACTCCTAGGATAAAATTTGGTCGACGCATCGAGTGATTATTAATGAGATGAGGAAATGATTTATTATGAAAGGATTATTGCCCCACCCATAACCCtcttttcatgaaaataaaaagtttgaaaCATACCCGGTACGAGAACTCCGTACACATTAACATCCTGCGTAAACGGAAGCTTGCTAATGACGTCACAGACTTCCCGCGTGGAAACATTCTCTCCTTTCCATCTTAAAAATCGAAACAATTAGCTGTAGAATTACAAAGGATAAGTAAAAactaaatgtttatataaattaaatgacATGGCAATTTCCTGAGGGATGTTAGCGAAGCAATACTTGATACGTGTTACCAAATGAAATTAGGAAAAAATATTAAGGTGTTGGTATATGTTAAAAACGAAAGTACTGAATAATATTTGAAttgatcaaaatatttttaaaaaaatggtgGCATTATGTGATATTGGTATTGTATTCAAAGTTTTTCTTTTTAACATATTGAAGTGTAGGCATTTATTCATGTGATAAAAGTCGAACTAGATTCCAAATGATATGTTTTGGCATTTAACAGTATACTAGTCTGTATGGATAAGCTTGGGCATGATGTAAATTCGTGATTTATCGCACCTGCTCAGTGCGCTTTTATTCAATGAAAACTataaacaatgaaatttaaaatataataacgAAATTAAAATGTGTTCGTCATTGAAGATAAGATGCTCAATGTTCAAGTAAGCATTCAAATATTCCTTTGGCTTCAATTCATGGTAATGACTCGCCATGCCCTCAACAATACAAACTACCTTTGTCTATAATCTCGATGTTTAATAACTAAACCATTATTATATGTTATCTTACCGAAACGTATCCCCTACTCTGTCCCGGAAGTAAATGTAGTACTGGTTGTCCATGTAAACCAAGTCCCCGAAGTTGAAGTAACGATCTCCTTCCTCAAATACGTCACGAATGATCTTCTTCTCGCTGGCTGCGAGGTCTCCCTTGTAAAATCCGGAGTAGGATGGAGGGATCCCGGATATAAGGATACCCTCCTCTCCTGTATGGAATACCAAAGTGATCAGAAAGATGTAAATAATATACAGCAAACAGTTATTTATTCCCGCTCAGATTTTAGGGCATACtcaattctaaaaatattaGCACAATACGGATTTAGCACAGCTTCACCTGGCAGACCTTAGCTATTACGGACAAAATAGTCACTTTATAGAGACCGTTATTTTCACgacttaaattttaaaaatcgtAAATAATGATTCTTCGGTAATTGtgctttaaatgaaaattttggattattaaataaaataaaagtgttGATGACATTTAAAATTTGGATAACTCGCCTCTTTTAATCGGAATACATCTGCCTTTGTTGTTTCGGACAGGTGTGTCATTTACTACGTCATACTTAATCACGTGACTAGAAACACCAAATCTTCCTTTGGACGCCACTCGCTAAAACAGGCCAACAAAATATTTAGCAATAAATATTTAGCAAAGTAGATGACATAATTAGAAATGAAACTTAACAGTTTGAAAACATGTCCATTCTCATTCATCGTTAAGGTAGTGACCTCTTGagatttttcaataaattttattactCTGTCAAAGTTATAAACTCTTCTGATAAAAAGGTTATTtaaggattttatttttttgttatttactagtgtgtaaactgcatttttgtacagCTATTTTAAtggtgtaaactgcatttttgtacagatattttagaTGACGCGCGtcgcgtcatgttgaaatatctgtacaaaaaatgcagttgacacaccagtaaacaacaaaaaataaaatcattcgttatatttactgttcGACggaccatttcatttaaattaaatgttcaaacaaaataaaactttgtttttttcattgttaTAAGATTGTTTGAACAGCCGCTCGACTGATGGAATCCCAGTACAGCTGGCTTTAAtaggaaatgttgtcaaattcagagaATACACACaatatagttccacattaaCTTATTCTTTTTCATcccatttaaacaatatttgttaaatattttctgatgtatgattttatattaacatAACATTCATACTTGCATTATATTGAAGATTAGTCaatacagatacaataggcCTAATCTGAcgcgcattcacactacttgcggaagtcagtgttccggtgtgtgtattcttgcgtagcaaccactgcgtttacgcaagtgtaaacgatttcgcagttggtaGGGTTATTTAGCAAAGAGATATcggaaatataaatattattgtttaatCTTGGGTTTCTAATGAAAACTCAGCATTACGAAGATATAAATGTTATGCAGGTCTGTACCATACAAggttataataaataaatataccgCGACGAAATAAACCGTTTGTATCCAGCAACATGGTActatttatatttgttgttaTTCAATGGTCGATGAAGTAGGATCAAGTGTTAATGGAAGTAACAAGAGACGACACAAGGAACAAAGAGCAACATGTTGTGATATCGACGTTCACAATAAATGAAGGTCACACTATAGTTTGCTACAATATCAAATGTGAGTCGTTGTTTGAAGGCATTTATGTTCATGAtgcattatattttttattgttttagtcTCGTAAAATAAACTACGTAAAATAAGGAAGGTAAATGCATTGAAATATACTTGCCATGATAGGCGACCATCTACCAATAGCACCCACTCGCCCTGTGACGTTGATGAACGTTGTCGTTCCTTCTGTGGCACCAAAGAACTCGGCGATCCAAGGGATGCGGAAGCGCGTGCGGTACTCTTCCCAGATGTCCGGTCTCAAGCCATTTCCTACCGCCACACGGACAGTATGAACCCCATCTAGATCATCCTGATAGTGTAATTATGGAACATCTATATGTAACCTTCTTTAATAACGATTAGACAAGAAACAATTAGAATAATAGCCTATCCCAACAAACGAACAGAAACTTTATGATAGTTATAgtataatataacatttatttgtaATACCTTCTTCAATAGTAATAGCGATGGTATACACAAGAACCAATTATAATTAATAGTCTATCCGAACAAACGAATAGAAACTGTATGGTAGTAATAGTATAATATAACATCTATAGAAGTGGCAGTTTATCCATAAACAGCATTGAGGAAATATCACGTTATTGTAAAATAGCAGTTGTCACATTAAGTTTCTCATTTCTTTAGGATGGATCTTCATTTTGGTAGTGTGAACTCAGTTAGCAACGACAATATCTTATGAGTCGCGTATGTTAGTTACAAATTGAGTTCATACTACCGTAATCGTAGTCAAGATGAAGATAATTTAGATTAATTTCTCTCTGATTGGCTTAGACAGAATACAACTGGTAACTACAGTCGCAGAGGTTGCCAGGTTAAATAAAATGTGTGAAacatttgtatttctttctGAAGTGGTGAAATCAAGACTTTCAGGGGATGTAGAAAATGCCTTTTAGTATGGTGTGGGTAGAGTTTCCTTGCCTCTGTTCATGATGAGGATTCACTCTAGTTTCTCCATTGGCAACGCCTCTGATTCGACAAGTCTATCACCAAACGATATGATTGCAATACAATTGATATGTGATATCATTGcttttcaaaataaaagaaatgcctatatatatacagtaagaaGTCTGTTATATTTTGAGAAGTATGCTTGATTGTTTTACCAGAGGATTTGTTTTGAGTTCTCACTTATCCAACAACACATCCTCCAACAACCAAGCATACCTCTCAAAATCTATCGGCATTTCTTCTCTTTTGAAAAACAGTGATATCGCATATCAATTTGAATACTTTTGGGACCTTGAAGGGGTACTGACAGATTTCTCCTATGTACTGTACCTTTGGGACCTTGAAGAGGTACTGACAGATTTCCCCTATGTACTGTACCTTTGGGACCTTGAGGGGGTACTGACAGATTTCCCCTATGTACTGTACCTTTGGGACCTTGAGGAGGTACTGACAGATTTCCCCTATGTACTGTACCTTTGGGACCTTGAGGGGGTACTGACAGATTTCCCCTATGTACTGTACCTTTGGGACCTTGAGGCGATACTGACAGATTTCCCCTATGTACTGTACCTTTGGGACCTTGAGGAGGTACCGACAGATTTCCCCTATGTACTGTACCTTTGGGACCTTGAAGGGGTACTGACAGATTTCCCCTATGTACTGTACCTTTGGGACCTTGAGGAGGTACTGACAGATTTCCCCTATGTACTGTACCTTTGGGACCTTGAGGGGGTACTGACAGATTTCCCCTATGTACTGTACCTTTGGGACCTTGAGGGGGTACTGACAGATTTCCCCTATGTACTGTACCTTTGGGACCTTGAGGAGGCACTGACAGATTTCCCCTATGTACTGTACCTTTGGGACCTTGAGGGGGTACTGACAGATTTCCCCTATGTACTGTACCTTTGGGACCTTGAGGAGGTACTGACAGATTTCCCCTATGTACTGTACCTTTGGGACCTTGAGGGGGTACTGACAGATTTCCCCTATGTACTGTACCTTTGGGACCTTGAGGAGGTACTGACAGATTTCCCCTATGTACTGTACCTTTGGGACCTTGAAGAGGTACTGACAGATTTCCCCTATGTACTGTACCTTTGGGACCTTGAGGGGGTACTGACAGATTTCCCCTATGTACTGTACCTTTGGGACCTTGAGGCGATACTGACAGATTTTCCCTATGTACTGTACCTTTGGGACCTTGAGGAGGTACCGACACAGCTCCCCTATGTACTGTACCACTGTCACTTTGTATTTCCGTACATCCTCCCAATAATGTCGAGCTGAAAACTTCTTACGGAGCACTATTGTCGCACCTAAACAATATGAATCATTATATGTGATAGTACAGAAAACATTCAATCAAAATTGACTTGATACCTCAGATTGTGGGTACTTAGATGAAGGCTTTCAAGATATAACTTGATTATTCTGTTCTTGATGATGACACtctccattttgttttataatgtaaCATAAGAAGTCACAAGTCATTATTTGTTATCATCACTACAAGAGTATATTATGATATAAGAAAGAGCGTTGCCAATTGGTAAAAAGTTTGCATTGTATTGCCTATAGTAAAAATACAAATTGAAGAAATAttctatatatcatatttacaataaaGATCATGAAATGAAGATGATAAAATGTTCAATGGAGATAATAAATTTTACAACTAGGATGATTTCAAACATTGAAGTAATGCAGCGACATTGAACACGAACCAGTCGTTATCTGTCTATTTTATCCAAGAAATTGCGGGCATCG is a genomic window of Argopecten irradians isolate NY chromosome 10, Ai_NY, whole genome shotgun sequence containing:
- the LOC138332905 gene encoding long-chain fatty acid transport protein 2-like → MSKRDGVILGAAGGVATLAWRLWFPWLQDDMTTIRSTNRQATKSIRDAKSGRFIIDMFEEQVKRVPKKTFILFEDRIYTYEFVNSMANRVANLAMTWGLKQGDAVATVIYNEPAFVWTLLGLLKLGLVDAFINYHNKSGPLLHSIVVSDAKVIIIGDGDELLDSIDAIKDKLPADIPIYVYGKAGSELPDRYLSMDTELLRVCPAEICKTVRSQLTLKSLVCYIYTSGTTGLPKPALVNQAKAIGLSKFYQQVWYNENDVVYVVTPLYHSAACGHGLFNTIDVGATIVLRKKFSARHYWEDVRKYKVTVVQYIGELCRYLLKVPKDDLDGVHTVRVAVGNGLRPDIWEEYRTRFRIPWIAEFFGATEGTTTFINVTGRVGAIGRWSPIMRVASKGRFGVSSHVIKYDVVNDTPVRNNKGRCIPIKRGEEGILISGIPPSYSGFYKGDLAASEKKIIRDVFEEGDRYFNFGDLVYMDNQYYIYFRDRVGDTFRWKGENVSTREVCDVISKLPFTQDVNVYGVLVPDSDGRAGMAAISLKGEAEVKPDMLKDVFCACEKELPAYARPLFLRFTKDLQVTQTMKHSKLNLIKDGFDIDKIADPVFFLDVEKRTYSPLTGDIYQRVVTSRL